Proteins encoded together in one Clostridia bacterium window:
- a CDS encoding type II secretion system F family protein: MPTYRYRARDAHGRLRVGTLEAENEVAVTQELRRQQFFPVEVRLQPAVGRLRLPLPWEEWVSPRPKSGDLAFFCRQFATLVGAGVPVVPGLRALAEQTANRALKTALRGAVGRVEGGSGLAEALDAFPRVFPRLMVRMVAAGEVGGMLDEVLERLATHFEREHELYQKLRSAVTYPAFVLLAALGVVAFLFLHVLPTFGQLLAGLEAPLPLPTVIVLAAGGAGRRYWYLWIVLSVAAALAVRQQRQTSRGRQQWDRLLLRLPALGELYRQILISRLSRTLGTLLRGGVPLLQALEVVKGVLGNVVLEQGLAQAQEGIRRGESLAGALGRTGLFPPMLTEMVAVGEESGALDLLLERLSLFYDREVDAAVSRLTSVVEPVLILFLGGVVGLVMVSVLLPMLTLIQSVR; this comes from the coding sequence GTGCCTACTTACCGTTACCGGGCGCGCGACGCCCACGGCCGGCTTCGCGTGGGTACCCTGGAGGCGGAAAACGAGGTGGCCGTGACCCAGGAGCTTCGGCGCCAGCAGTTCTTCCCGGTGGAGGTGAGGCTCCAGCCCGCCGTCGGGCGGCTGCGCCTGCCCCTCCCTTGGGAGGAGTGGGTTTCACCGCGGCCGAAGAGCGGCGACCTGGCCTTTTTTTGCCGGCAGTTCGCCACCTTAGTGGGCGCCGGCGTGCCGGTGGTGCCCGGCTTGCGGGCTCTGGCGGAGCAGACCGCCAATCGGGCGCTCAAGACTGCCCTGCGCGGGGCGGTGGGGCGGGTGGAGGGAGGCTCGGGCCTGGCCGAAGCCCTGGATGCGTTTCCCCGCGTCTTCCCCCGGCTCATGGTGCGCATGGTGGCCGCCGGAGAAGTGGGCGGGATGTTGGACGAGGTTCTGGAGCGCCTGGCAACCCACTTCGAGCGGGAGCACGAGCTGTACCAGAAGTTGCGCTCGGCCGTCACCTACCCGGCCTTCGTGCTGTTAGCGGCATTGGGAGTGGTGGCCTTTCTGTTCCTTCACGTATTGCCCACCTTCGGCCAGTTGCTGGCCGGTCTGGAGGCTCCTCTGCCCTTACCTACGGTCATAGTGTTGGCGGCAGGGGGGGCCGGCCGTCGGTATTGGTATTTGTGGATTGTGCTGTCGGTGGCGGCGGCGCTGGCGGTAAGGCAGCAGCGGCAGACCTCCCGCGGCCGCCAGCAATGGGATCGCCTGCTGCTGCGCCTCCCCGCGCTAGGGGAGCTATACCGGCAGATTCTCATTTCCCGACTCAGCCGCACCCTGGGCACCCTCCTTCGGGGCGGGGTGCCGCTTTTGCAGGCCCTGGAGGTGGTAAAAGGAGTGCTGGGGAACGTGGTTCTGGAGCAGGGGCTGGCGCAGGCACAAGAAGGCATCCGCCGCGGGGAAAGTCTGGCCGGAGCCCTAGGCCGCACCGGGCTTTTCCCGCCCATGCTCACCGAGATGGTGGCCGTGGGCGAAGAGTCGGGAGCTTTAGACCTTCTGTTGGAACGACTGAGCCTATTCTACGACCGGGAAGTTGACGCGGCCGTGAGTCGGCTTACCAGCGTGGTAGAACCCGTTTTGATTCTTTTTCTGGGCGGCGTTGTGGGGCTAGTAATGGTATCGGTATTGCTTCCCATGCTGACCCTGATACAGAGCGTTCGTTAG
- a CDS encoding type II secretion system GspH family protein: protein MRRLLKRERGFTLIELLVVIAIIGILAAVITPNAFQSIEKSKVAAAEADYKAIKAAAMNFYTDTGLWPPTYTSSVPDSYLTTTPTSGYNGWAGPYLERWPSRNPWGGVYRFYNSSSPPTGHPWGALTGSGTYRWLYVDRVPGVGSSPTGAAAKLKNDLGDVVYVPSSGNVLYILISKD from the coding sequence ATGCGAAGGCTGCTGAAGCGCGAGCGAGGATTTACCCTTATTGAACTGCTAGTGGTAATTGCGATCATCGGCATTTTGGCAGCGGTAATTACGCCTAACGCCTTCCAATCAATTGAGAAGAGCAAGGTAGCAGCTGCCGAGGCGGACTATAAGGCCATCAAGGCGGCCGCAATGAACTTTTATACGGATACTGGGCTCTGGCCTCCAACCTACACTAGTTCGGTGCCAGACTCCTACCTCACCACGACTCCGACGTCGGGTTACAATGGCTGGGCCGGGCCTTACCTCGAGCGTTGGCCCAGCCGCAATCCGTGGGGCGGTGTCTACAGGTTTTACAATAGTTCGTCCCCCCCTACAGGCCATCCGTGGGGAGCCCTTACTGGTAGCGGCACCTACAGATGGTTATATGTCGATCGAGTACCGGGGGTGGGCTCAAGCCCAACGGGCGCCGCGGCGAAGCTCAAGAACGATCTGGGAGATGTTGTCTACGTTCCCTCGTCGGGTAACGTACTTTACATCCTAATCTCCAAGGACTAA
- a CDS encoding prepilin peptidase, with protein sequence MLAFLILSLGVAIGSFLNVCIYRIPRGESLVFPPSHCPYCGHRLGPADLVPVLSYLWLRGRCRYCRERISPQYPLVELGTGGLFLLLCHLYGPSPELVSRLVLASGLLVAALIDARHYRIPNQVVAFLAASGVALNLWTQELAWWQVAAGAGIGGGVLAALALLSRGGMGEGDVKLAGAVGLYLGPAGAVMTLFLAAALGAIIGGLLILLGRRGRKEPIPFAPFLAVAAVTVHTAGETLWQFYLSWAGWS encoded by the coding sequence ATGCTGGCTTTCCTCATTCTGTCGCTAGGTGTAGCTATCGGCAGCTTCCTCAACGTTTGCATCTACCGCATCCCCAGGGGGGAATCGCTGGTATTCCCCCCTTCTCACTGCCCTTATTGCGGGCACCGGCTTGGGCCGGCGGACCTGGTGCCGGTGCTGAGCTACTTGTGGCTCAGGGGGCGCTGCCGGTATTGCAGGGAGAGGATTTCGCCCCAATATCCCCTGGTAGAATTAGGCACCGGCGGCCTTTTCCTGTTGCTCTGCCACCTCTACGGGCCCTCGCCCGAGCTGGTAAGCCGGCTGGTGCTGGCCTCGGGGCTCTTGGTGGCGGCGCTGATTGACGCGCGCCATTACCGCATCCCCAACCAAGTGGTGGCCTTTCTCGCCGCCAGCGGGGTGGCCCTGAATCTATGGACCCAGGAACTGGCGTGGTGGCAGGTGGCCGCCGGCGCCGGGATAGGAGGAGGAGTCTTGGCGGCGTTGGCGCTCTTGAGCCGGGGCGGAATGGGTGAGGGCGATGTGAAGCTGGCCGGGGCTGTCGGCCTTTATCTTGGTCCGGCCGGAGCAGTGATGACCTTGTTCTTGGCCGCCGCCCTGGGCGCGATAATAGGAGGGCTACTGATTCTGCTCGGCCGCCGGGGCCGAAAGGAGCCCATTCCTTTTGCCCCGTTTCTGGCCGTGGCCGCGGTAACGGTTCACACAGCCGGGGAAACACTTTGGCAATTTTATCTGTCCTGGGCGGGCTGGTCGTAG
- a CDS encoding prepilin-type N-terminal cleavage/methylation domain-containing protein, which produces MHASRDCGLTLVELLLVMAILGTLVAVVAPEGQRWVQDYRLKEATEMVAADLRLLRQGAVAGESTNWEIRFNFASDPHQYLIKRGLEIGGTKIVRRLPSGIAFEGSVVVGNGKIANVVRFNLEGTPNSGSIDITIPLMDEVSRRQRFVKVGGTTGHIWVTDRR; this is translated from the coding sequence TTGCACGCGTCAAGAGACTGTGGCCTGACCTTAGTCGAACTCTTGCTGGTTATGGCGATACTGGGCACCCTGGTGGCGGTAGTGGCGCCCGAGGGCCAACGGTGGGTGCAGGACTACCGACTTAAGGAGGCGACGGAGATGGTGGCGGCCGACCTTCGCCTGCTCCGCCAGGGGGCCGTAGCCGGAGAGAGTACTAATTGGGAAATACGGTTTAATTTTGCCAGCGATCCTCACCAATATCTCATCAAACGGGGGCTAGAGATAGGGGGCACCAAGATCGTTAGGCGGCTTCCCAGCGGGATCGCCTTCGAGGGCTCGGTGGTGGTCGGCAACGGAAAGATTGCTAATGTGGTGCGCTTCAACCTGGAGGGCACGCCCAATTCCGGCTCCATAGACATAACCATCCCTCTGATGGATGAGGTTAGCCGCCGCCAGCGCTTCGTCAAGGTGGGTGGCACAACGGGCCACATCTGGGTAACTGACCGGCGTTAA
- a CDS encoding prepilin-type N-terminal cleavage/methylation domain-containing protein translates to MPKGYSDYRPVAAGFTFVEVLAALAVLALALVPLMDLYTQSLRVGERAGEESLLAWLAQGKMEQYLYWFRQYQGQGPTLGQRLQGDGVDLDPSDGVEAEFRPFAGFPDYAYRAFLTPAYGDASPRQLRKLKVEVRGPGGHQAVLTTLVW, encoded by the coding sequence ATGCCCAAAGGTTACTCAGACTACCGCCCTGTCGCGGCCGGGTTCACCTTCGTAGAGGTGCTGGCGGCCTTGGCGGTCTTGGCCCTGGCGCTGGTGCCCCTGATGGACTTGTATACCCAGAGCCTGAGAGTGGGTGAGCGGGCGGGGGAAGAGAGTTTGCTCGCCTGGCTGGCGCAGGGAAAGATGGAGCAGTACCTGTATTGGTTTCGCCAATACCAGGGTCAAGGGCCCACCTTGGGCCAACGGCTGCAGGGTGACGGAGTTGACCTGGATCCCAGCGATGGGGTGGAGGCAGAGTTTAGACCCTTTGCCGGGTTTCCGGATTACGCCTACCGGGCCTTCTTGACCCCGGCTTACGGAGACGCCTCCCCGCGCCAGCTACGTAAGCTGAAAGTAGAGGTCCGGGGGCCTGGAGGGCATCAGGCGGTTCTAACTACCCTGGTGTGGTGA
- a CDS encoding prepilin-type N-terminal cleavage/methylation domain-containing protein: MAALAAGDERGKKRSGRQSGWWQDGAGFTLLEMLIAAVLMVTVVGAAYALLQQGALSWQVQVAREEAQDSLRVALARMGKYGREAAAVKVDENHSALTLKWWDANETNPDKQWKEIRYQVKDGVLKEGRASGPRIGWLINPSYNWRVLADRVVGAEFELKPVEGEGDCRLVEIALRAQDRRGTERRVKVAFLARAVLLP, encoded by the coding sequence ATGGCTGCTCTTGCGGCGGGTGACGAGCGAGGGAAGAAACGATCGGGCCGGCAAAGCGGTTGGTGGCAGGACGGCGCCGGGTTTACACTTCTGGAAATGTTGATCGCGGCGGTTCTGATGGTAACCGTAGTGGGGGCCGCCTACGCTTTGCTTCAACAGGGGGCCCTCTCCTGGCAAGTGCAGGTGGCCCGGGAGGAGGCACAGGACAGCCTGCGGGTGGCCCTGGCCAGGATGGGCAAGTATGGCCGGGAGGCAGCGGCGGTGAAGGTGGACGAGAACCACTCGGCTTTAACCCTTAAGTGGTGGGATGCCAACGAAACCAACCCCGACAAGCAATGGAAGGAGATCCGTTACCAGGTCAAGGACGGAGTGCTCAAGGAGGGGCGGGCGAGCGGCCCCCGCATCGGGTGGCTAATCAATCCCAGCTACAACTGGCGGGTTCTGGCCGATCGGGTGGTCGGCGCGGAATTTGAGCTGAAGCCTGTCGAAGGAGAGGGCGACTGCCGGTTGGTGGAGATAGCGCTGCGGGCCCAGGATAGGCGCGGAACCGAACGCCGGGTCAAGGTTGCTTTTCTGGCCAGGGCAGTCTTGCTCCCCTAA
- the pilM gene encoding pilus assembly protein PilM → MGRGLSAFRVGRRSYLGFDLGASAVRAVEVVGLGKRWRARTAVTQALPPGAVADGAVRAPAVVAEILRDLAAGQGWLGRKAFASVGGSRLITRHLRLPLMPRAELERALRYEAEQYLPVGMAEQSVDFALLGKERDEEGEMWAVLLAAVPLEMARSYAQVFEAAGLSLVALDIVPLAWQRVLVAALGDSPAERAVGVIDLGYSCTHIVILYGSQVELCRSLPQGWGSSAAASTAYEVAATAAAANPAPSAGRAWEDALEGISYEVRRSVDFFRAQRRSAGWGSLYLSGALGQSSEVCSWLEAEIGLPVKPLWPLMEGLSVDPEAAVALGTALRQVIP, encoded by the coding sequence GTGGGTAGGGGGCTAAGCGCCTTCCGGGTGGGTCGTCGCAGTTATCTCGGCTTCGATTTGGGGGCCTCGGCGGTGCGGGCGGTGGAGGTAGTCGGGCTTGGGAAGCGGTGGCGGGCCCGGACGGCGGTAACCCAGGCCCTTCCGCCGGGCGCAGTGGCTGACGGAGCGGTACGGGCTCCGGCGGTGGTGGCGGAAATTCTAAGAGATTTGGCGGCCGGGCAAGGGTGGCTGGGACGCAAGGCATTTGCCTCCGTGGGCGGCAGCCGCCTCATTACCCGGCACTTGCGCCTGCCCCTTATGCCCCGGGCGGAGCTGGAACGGGCCCTGAGGTATGAGGCCGAGCAGTATTTGCCGGTGGGGATGGCGGAGCAGAGCGTGGATTTTGCCTTGCTGGGGAAGGAGCGGGACGAAGAGGGGGAAATGTGGGCGGTGCTGCTGGCCGCCGTTCCCTTGGAAATGGCCCGCAGCTATGCGCAAGTGTTTGAGGCGGCAGGGCTCTCGTTGGTGGCACTGGATATCGTGCCCCTGGCCTGGCAACGGGTGCTGGTCGCGGCGCTGGGCGATTCCCCGGCGGAGCGGGCGGTGGGGGTAATCGACCTGGGGTATTCCTGCACCCACATAGTGATTCTGTACGGCTCCCAGGTGGAGCTGTGCCGCTCGCTGCCCCAGGGCTGGGGGTCGTCGGCTGCGGCTTCGACGGCTTACGAGGTGGCGGCCACCGCGGCAGCGGCAAATCCGGCGCCCTCCGCGGGCCGGGCCTGGGAGGATGCCTTAGAGGGCATTTCCTACGAGGTGCGCCGCTCGGTGGATTTCTTTCGGGCCCAGCGGCGGTCCGCAGGCTGGGGTAGCCTATACCTCAGCGGTGCCTTAGGCCAGTCTTCGGAAGTCTGCTCCTGGCTGGAGGCGGAGATCGGGTTGCCGGTTAAGCCCCTATGGCCCTTGATGGAAGGCCTGTCCGTGGATCCGGAAGCAGCCGTGGCCCTGGGAACCGCGTTACGGCAGGTGATACCTTAG